One window from the genome of Leptospira broomii serovar Hurstbridge str. 5399 encodes:
- a CDS encoding NADP-dependent oxidoreductase: MKAIQFRSFGGPEVLEYLDLPDPVPSEGEVLVKIIASGVNPSDWKIREGRFQSRMPNTLPIIPGWEFSGIVIGRGYSAREFEIGDEVFSFCRRPWIQTGSYAELISLPETYLARKPRSLTHEEAAGVPLAGMTSFQCLFQAANCSRNDLVLILGASGGVGSFAIQLAKNAGANIVAVASGRNEQYLRTLGADEFIDYSSIDFRSAFIESHPEGADLVLDFVGGETFAQGLACIKPGGNIVSIIVNDFPSNGNFRTSYVFVEPNSKQLSELARWADLGKLKVHISEIFTLENARLAQERISQLHTRGKIILKI; this comes from the coding sequence ATGAAAGCAATCCAATTTCGGAGTTTTGGCGGACCGGAAGTTCTCGAGTATTTGGACCTCCCTGATCCTGTTCCCTCAGAAGGGGAAGTACTAGTTAAGATTATTGCTTCCGGAGTTAATCCTTCCGATTGGAAGATTCGCGAAGGAAGATTTCAATCTCGTATGCCGAATACTCTCCCGATTATTCCCGGATGGGAGTTTTCCGGAATCGTGATCGGCAGGGGCTATTCGGCCAGAGAGTTCGAAATAGGTGACGAGGTATTTTCGTTTTGCCGAAGACCTTGGATTCAAACGGGATCTTACGCGGAGTTGATCAGTCTTCCTGAAACCTATTTAGCCCGTAAGCCCCGATCCTTAACCCACGAAGAAGCTGCAGGAGTTCCTCTCGCGGGAATGACCTCCTTCCAATGCTTGTTTCAAGCGGCCAATTGCTCTAGGAATGATTTAGTCTTGATTTTAGGTGCAAGCGGCGGAGTCGGGTCCTTCGCCATACAACTCGCAAAAAACGCGGGCGCCAATATCGTCGCAGTAGCGAGCGGAAGAAACGAACAATATCTAAGGACTCTCGGCGCAGACGAATTCATCGATTACTCCTCGATAGATTTTAGGAGCGCCTTTATCGAATCGCATCCGGAAGGAGCCGATCTCGTTTTAGACTTCGTAGGAGGAGAGACTTTTGCCCAAGGTTTAGCCTGCATTAAACCGGGAGGCAATATTGTTTCGATCATCGTTAACGATTTTCCTTCTAACGGAAATTTCCGGACGTCGTATGTTTTCGTAGAACCCAATTCAAAACAATTATCGGAACTTGCCAGATGGGCAGATTTGGGAAAGCTCAAAGTGCATATCAGTGAAATCTTTACGCTGGAGAACGCGCGACTCGCGCAGGAAAGAATCTCGCAATTGCACACGAGGGGAAAAATAATTCTGAAAATATGA